A region from the Thermanaeromonas toyohensis ToBE genome encodes:
- a CDS encoding glycosyltransferase family 4 protein produces the protein MHIAIFSDSYRPYRSGVVRSIDTFAQELREAGHKIYIFAPSYGEKETEEYIFRFPSFRAPNFKEFAIALPWAPGLKNTLRRLGVELVHVHSPFLLGQLGARAALRLGLPLVCTYHTLYDQYIHYFPLAPASARSLVRRYTIWFCNRCHLVIAPSREIASFLQSSGVRTRVEVLPTGVDLSAFEKADPTWLRRYTRLGEEAIILLHVGRLGKEKNLEFLLRSFALVWQSIPQAHLVLVGSGPWEKVLRLEVARLGIEKAVHFLGAFPFEEMPNIYRGADLFVFSSMTETQGLAIAEAKAAGLPVVAISAYGVKDMVQDGVDGFLVPPREEVFAKAVKDIICNEPLRQSMGVRARENVCQFSSAVMAQRLLGFYKELISRSKTD, from the coding sequence TTGCATATAGCTATTTTCTCCGATAGTTATCGGCCCTATCGTAGCGGGGTTGTCCGTTCCATCGATACTTTCGCCCAAGAACTTAGAGAAGCTGGCCATAAGATCTATATTTTTGCCCCAAGTTACGGGGAAAAAGAGACGGAGGAATATATCTTTCGTTTTCCCTCCTTCCGGGCTCCCAATTTTAAGGAATTCGCTATAGCCCTTCCCTGGGCACCTGGGTTAAAAAATACTCTAAGGCGTCTAGGAGTGGAACTAGTGCACGTTCATTCTCCTTTTCTTCTGGGCCAGCTAGGGGCGCGGGCCGCTTTAAGATTAGGATTACCACTAGTATGTACTTATCACACCCTTTATGACCAATATATCCATTACTTTCCTTTAGCCCCGGCCTCTGCGCGCTCTTTAGTACGCCGCTACACCATATGGTTTTGTAATCGCTGCCATCTAGTTATTGCTCCCTCCAGGGAGATCGCCTCTTTTTTGCAGAGTTCCGGCGTCCGTACCCGGGTAGAGGTCCTTCCCACAGGCGTTGATTTATCTGCTTTTGAGAAGGCAGACCCTACGTGGTTACGTAGATATACGAGGCTGGGGGAAGAAGCTATAATCCTTCTTCATGTAGGACGTTTGGGTAAGGAAAAAAACTTGGAATTCCTTTTGCGAAGTTTCGCCCTCGTATGGCAATCCATTCCCCAGGCCCATTTGGTCTTAGTAGGAAGCGGGCCTTGGGAAAAGGTATTACGTTTGGAAGTGGCGAGACTTGGTATAGAAAAAGCAGTTCATTTTCTAGGAGCTTTTCCCTTTGAAGAAATGCCCAATATCTACCGGGGCGCCGATCTTTTTGTATTTTCTTCTATGACCGAAACCCAAGGCTTAGCAATCGCAGAAGCCAAAGCGGCCGGGCTGCCCGTAGTTGCTATATCCGCCTATGGTGTAAAAGATATGGTACAGGACGGCGTAGATGGGTTCTTAGTTCCCCCAAGGGAAGAAGTCTTTGCTAAGGCCGTTAAGGATATAATCTGTAATGAGCCCTTGCGCCAAAGCATGGGCGTCCGAGCCCGGGAAAATGTCTGCCAGTTTTCTTCTGCAGTGATGGCCCAACGATTGTTGGGCTTTTATAAAGAGTTAATAAGCAGAAGTAAAACTGACTAA
- a CDS encoding N-acetylmuramoyl-L-alanine amidase produces MPRIGLDAGHGGSDPGAIGPNGLREKDVVLAIARDLAYRLQNSGFEVVMTRDADTDVELEERAARLNKAQADLVLSLHINSASSPSANYVSTWIWKRGGRAEVAAQYIQQALVNTLGWPDGGIRKANFYILRETIAPAVLAEIGFISNPAQADALAQEQTRKSISLALLIGLKRYFAKNDITGHWAEEAIKEILDLGFMHGYPDGSFRPDQPATRAELAAALLNLYQKLKG; encoded by the coding sequence ATGCCGAGGATAGGGCTTGATGCGGGCCATGGTGGCTCTGACCCTGGGGCTATCGGGCCAAACGGTTTGAGGGAAAAAGATGTAGTGCTAGCCATAGCACGAGACTTGGCATATCGGCTCCAAAATAGCGGTTTCGAGGTGGTCATGACCAGGGATGCTGATACAGACGTGGAGCTAGAGGAACGAGCCGCTAGGCTAAATAAAGCCCAGGCGGATTTAGTGCTAAGCCTCCATATTAACTCTGCTAGTAGCCCTTCCGCTAACTACGTCAGTACCTGGATATGGAAACGAGGCGGCAGGGCAGAGGTGGCAGCACAATATATTCAGCAGGCTTTAGTAAACACCTTGGGTTGGCCTGATGGAGGAATAAGGAAGGCCAATTTCTATATCCTTCGTGAGACTATCGCTCCAGCGGTGCTTGCAGAAATAGGTTTCATCTCTAACCCTGCCCAGGCGGATGCGTTAGCGCAAGAGCAAACACGGAAGAGTATATCGCTGGCCCTGTTGATTGGCCTCAAGCGATACTTCGCAAAGAACGATATAACGGGCCACTGGGCCGAGGAGGCCATAAAAGAGATACTAGACTTAGGCTTCATGCACGGCTATCCGGATGGAAGTTTTCGCCCCGACCAGCCCGCTACCAGGGCAGAGTTGGCGGCGGCCTTGCTCAATCTATACCAAAAGCTGAAAGGATGA
- a CDS encoding ABC-ATPase domain-containing protein — translation MKSKEQLLRVLNSIDGKGYKAYKELYGAYRLDYFTLYCDYIQGDPFASPSRVRIRVEHKKAAWPAELWSVKVRRIALEDFLARRVARAIRALGPRHRGTGKSGLLYIDSGGQEILPRTAMVISPEYIEIRLSLGLPARGRTILGREAAEMFLSDVPRIIEEGLLCRHARDLEEARHHVAVAEDQEALREQLRPAGLVAFVGNGSILPRRSGISQLPLPADKAIPFVSPPTLEVELQAPNAGRVRGMGIPQGITLIVGGGFHGKSTLLRALERGVYNHIPGDGRELVVTVPDAVKIRAEDGRRVEKVDISPFINNLPYGQNTEAFSTEEASGSTSQAANIMEALEIGTSLLLLDEDTSATNFMIRDHRMQQLVAKEKEPITPFIDRVKQLKELGISTIMVVGGSGDYFDVADTVIMMDAYVPRDVTAQAKEIAVKFVTHRQQEGGPFGRLRPRIPLKESFDPRRRGKTKIRAHGVEEITFGYEDIDLSYVEQLVDPSQTRAIGDIIRYLAERYCDNRRTLRELIQLVLEDINQKGLDIISPFYGQHPGDYALPRPQEIAAAINRLRTLKVVQR, via the coding sequence ATGAAGAGCAAAGAGCAACTTCTACGGGTACTTAATTCTATAGACGGTAAGGGTTATAAAGCATATAAAGAGCTCTACGGTGCTTACCGGCTAGACTATTTTACCCTGTATTGCGATTATATTCAGGGGGATCCTTTTGCCAGCCCTTCTCGGGTGAGGATACGGGTAGAACACAAGAAAGCTGCTTGGCCCGCTGAACTTTGGTCTGTAAAGGTACGCCGGATAGCCCTAGAAGATTTCCTTGCTCGTCGGGTAGCTAGGGCTATACGTGCTTTGGGTCCCCGACACCGGGGTACCGGAAAAAGCGGTTTGCTCTACATCGATAGCGGTGGTCAGGAGATACTCCCGCGTACGGCTATGGTTATCTCCCCTGAATATATTGAGATTCGCTTGTCTCTAGGGTTACCCGCTAGGGGACGGACTATCCTAGGCCGCGAAGCAGCTGAGATGTTCCTCAGTGATGTTCCCCGGATTATAGAGGAAGGCCTCCTCTGCCGCCATGCTCGAGATCTAGAGGAAGCGCGGCACCATGTGGCTGTAGCTGAAGACCAGGAAGCCCTGCGGGAGCAGCTAAGACCAGCAGGCCTGGTGGCCTTTGTGGGCAATGGTTCTATTTTACCTCGTAGAAGTGGCATCAGCCAACTACCGCTTCCAGCGGACAAAGCTATCCCTTTTGTTTCTCCACCCACCCTGGAAGTGGAACTTCAAGCGCCTAATGCCGGACGTGTCAGGGGAATGGGGATTCCTCAGGGCATCACCCTCATCGTGGGTGGGGGGTTTCACGGTAAATCTACCTTGCTCAGGGCTCTGGAGCGAGGAGTCTACAATCATATCCCTGGAGATGGCCGCGAATTAGTGGTAACGGTGCCCGATGCGGTGAAAATCCGAGCCGAAGACGGTCGCCGAGTGGAAAAAGTAGATATTAGCCCTTTTATTAACAATCTACCCTATGGGCAAAACACAGAAGCCTTTTCCACTGAAGAAGCCAGTGGGAGCACCTCGCAGGCAGCCAATATCATGGAGGCTTTAGAGATAGGTACCAGTCTCCTTCTTCTGGATGAAGATACCAGTGCCACTAATTTCATGATCCGAGACCATAGAATGCAGCAGCTGGTAGCTAAGGAAAAGGAGCCCATAACCCCTTTCATCGATCGGGTTAAACAGTTGAAAGAACTGGGTATTTCTACTATTATGGTAGTAGGTGGTTCCGGGGACTACTTCGATGTAGCCGATACTGTTATAATGATGGATGCTTATGTCCCACGAGATGTGACAGCCCAGGCCAAAGAGATTGCAGTTAAATTTGTAACCCACCGACAGCAAGAGGGTGGCCCCTTTGGACGCTTACGACCCCGCATTCCTCTAAAAGAAAGCTTCGACCCCAGGCGGCGAGGAAAAACTAAAATCCGAGCTCATGGGGTGGAGGAGATTACTTTCGGCTATGAGGACATCGACCTCTCCTATGTCGAGCAATTGGTTGATCCTTCCCAGACCAGGGCCATTGGCGATATCATCCGCTACTTAGCGGAGCGCTACTGCGATAACCGTCGGACCTTGCGGGAGCTCATACAACTTGTGCTAGAAGATATCAACCAAAAAGGCCTAGATATAATCTCCCCCTTCTATGGCCAGCATCCTGGGGATTATGCCCTACCCCGACCCCAGGAGATAGCCGCTGCCATCAACCGATTGCGAACTCTTAAAGTGGTTCAGAGATAA
- a CDS encoding D-alanine--D-alanine ligase has translation MKIAVLMGGPSSEREVSLKSGEAVYQALLSKGHEVYKLDLSPSTPLDLLSSRPDLVFIALHGKPGEDGSVQGMLELLGIPYTGSGVLASAITIDKIVTKQLLQQAGLPTAPFLMFPRHQCQGEKLPQTLEEIQQKLGLPVIVKAPTQGSTIGTYVVRSPEEIAPALFKALQYDNRVLVEKFLEGPEITAAILGNGEPEVLPLIEIVSHTGFYDYKAKYTPGLSEHLIPPRLPQDVQDEVRRIAKEAYTFIGCRGFGRVDFIVAGGCEPYVLEINSIPGLTSTSLLPDAAQAAGYSFPDLVQKIVDLALET, from the coding sequence ATGAAAATAGCAGTCCTCATGGGCGGTCCATCCAGCGAAAGGGAGGTCTCCTTAAAAAGCGGTGAAGCGGTTTATCAAGCTCTGCTAAGTAAAGGGCATGAGGTATATAAACTTGATCTTTCTCCTAGCACCCCTCTGGATCTTTTAAGTTCTCGGCCGGACTTGGTGTTTATCGCCCTTCATGGTAAGCCTGGAGAGGATGGTTCTGTACAGGGTATGTTAGAACTTCTAGGTATCCCGTACACTGGTAGCGGTGTCTTGGCCAGCGCCATTACTATAGATAAAATAGTTACTAAACAGTTATTACAACAAGCCGGGCTGCCGACAGCACCTTTTTTAATGTTTCCTCGCCACCAGTGTCAGGGAGAGAAACTTCCCCAAACCTTAGAAGAAATCCAGCAAAAATTGGGATTACCCGTTATAGTCAAGGCACCAACCCAGGGCTCTACCATAGGTACTTACGTCGTCCGCTCACCGGAAGAAATTGCCCCAGCCCTTTTCAAGGCCTTACAATACGACAACCGAGTCCTGGTGGAAAAATTTCTGGAGGGTCCAGAAATCACTGCGGCCATCTTAGGTAACGGGGAACCCGAAGTACTGCCACTTATTGAAATCGTCTCTCATACTGGTTTCTACGATTATAAAGCTAAATATACACCAGGATTAAGCGAACACCTCATTCCGCCCCGATTGCCCCAGGATGTCCAGGACGAAGTCCGGCGCATAGCTAAGGAAGCTTACACTTTTATAGGCTGCCGAGGTTTTGGACGGGTAGATTTTATAGTAGCTGGTGGTTGCGAACCTTATGTTCTGGAAATAAACAGCATACCGGGCCTAACCTCCACTAGTCTCTTGCCTGATGCGGCCCAAGCGGCCGGCTATAGTTTCCCCGACTTGGTTCAAAAAATAGTAGACCTGGCCCTGGAAACATAG
- a CDS encoding two-component system sensor histidine kinase NtrB, whose product MAETFELDEKLYLREKLAIVGELAAGMAHEIRNPLTSIRGFLQLLQHRYNPEGPEREYFQIMLEELDRINNIIKEFLSLAKPSQPQLKITDINELICEALLLAEQEALMNEVMLEFIKGENLPLVFLDPAQIKQVILNIISNAIQATGPGGRVQVISHVDPEERMLVVSIKDNGPGIPPEQLPKIFDPFYTTKEHGTGLGLTLSQRIIEGHGGKIKVSSRVGEGSCFGIYLPLP is encoded by the coding sequence ATGGCCGAGACCTTTGAACTAGATGAAAAACTTTATTTAAGGGAAAAACTGGCTATAGTAGGTGAACTAGCTGCGGGGATGGCCCATGAGATCCGGAATCCCTTAACTTCTATCCGAGGATTTCTCCAGCTTCTTCAACATAGGTACAATCCAGAAGGTCCGGAGCGGGAATACTTCCAGATAATGCTAGAAGAGCTTGACCGGATCAACAATATAATCAAAGAGTTTTTATCTTTAGCTAAACCATCTCAACCGCAGCTTAAGATAACCGATATAAATGAGTTGATATGTGAAGCTCTTCTTTTAGCCGAACAAGAAGCTTTAATGAACGAAGTTATGTTAGAATTTATTAAAGGAGAGAATTTGCCCCTCGTTTTCCTAGATCCAGCTCAGATCAAGCAGGTGATCCTTAACATAATATCCAACGCTATTCAAGCAACCGGCCCAGGTGGCCGAGTCCAAGTGATAAGTCATGTAGATCCAGAGGAAAGGATGTTAGTAGTGAGCATCAAGGATAATGGCCCTGGTATCCCACCAGAGCAGTTACCTAAAATTTTTGATCCCTTTTATACCACAAAGGAACATGGTACCGGTCTGGGCCTTACTTTGAGCCAACGCATAATAGAAGGACATGGAGGGAAGATCAAGGTTTCGAGCCGAGTAGGAGAAGGAAGTTGCTTCGGTATTTATTTACCATTGCCCTGA
- the gltX gene encoding glutamate--tRNA ligase, which translates to MSVRVRFAPSPTGSLHIGGARTALFNWLFARKHGGSFILRIDDTDLERSSEESYREILSSLQWLGLEWDEGPYLQSERLELYREAAETLLAEGKAYLCYCTPEELAARRQQAQAEGRAPAYDGRCRDLTPEERCRLEDEGRRPAIRLKVPTVGTTVVRDVVRGEVVFDNSTLDDFIIIKSNGIPTYNFATVVDDHDLSITHVIRAEEHLSNTPKQILVAQALGYDLPVYAHVPMILAPDRTKLSKRHGATSVEEYRTAGYLPEALINYLSLLGWSPEGDQEILPLEEIIRQFSLEKVSKNAAIYDTKKLTWINGHYLRTLDLDKITRLAIPFLQAKGFIPDPLPEGNYPYVRAVVAAVRDRVKTLAEVADAASYFFANITEYEEKGVRKFFAAPGTADLLERAKERLKALEPFTKETTEKAYRDLAEELGIPAGQLIHPTRLAVSGRTMGPGLFDILELLGKDKVIARLEQAIAWIRYNLQSA; encoded by the coding sequence TTGAGCGTACGTGTACGGTTTGCTCCCAGCCCTACCGGGAGCCTCCATATTGGGGGTGCCCGTACAGCCCTCTTTAACTGGCTCTTTGCCCGCAAACATGGCGGAAGTTTCATCCTGCGCATTGATGATACCGACCTGGAACGGTCGTCAGAAGAATCCTACCGGGAAATCTTAAGCTCATTACAGTGGCTGGGATTGGAATGGGATGAAGGGCCCTACCTCCAATCAGAACGTCTAGAGCTATACCGCGAGGCAGCGGAAACCTTGCTAGCAGAAGGTAAGGCCTACTTGTGCTATTGTACCCCAGAAGAGCTAGCCGCCCGCCGTCAACAAGCCCAAGCAGAAGGTCGGGCACCAGCATATGATGGTCGTTGCCGTGACCTTACCCCTGAGGAACGTTGTCGTTTAGAAGATGAGGGTAGACGACCCGCTATACGGCTTAAGGTACCTACCGTAGGGACCACGGTAGTACGAGATGTGGTCAGGGGAGAGGTAGTATTTGATAATTCGACTCTGGATGATTTTATCATTATTAAATCTAACGGTATACCCACCTATAATTTCGCTACGGTGGTAGATGATCACGACCTGAGTATTACCCATGTTATTAGAGCCGAAGAACACCTTTCCAATACTCCTAAGCAGATCCTGGTGGCCCAGGCCTTGGGATACGATTTGCCGGTATACGCCCATGTGCCTATGATTTTAGCTCCCGACCGTACAAAGCTTAGTAAACGACATGGTGCTACTTCCGTAGAAGAATACCGAACAGCTGGATACCTCCCGGAAGCCCTAATTAACTATCTCTCTCTTTTAGGATGGTCACCGGAAGGGGACCAGGAAATCCTCCCCTTAGAAGAGATTATACGGCAGTTCTCATTAGAGAAGGTGTCTAAAAACGCTGCCATTTATGATACAAAAAAACTCACCTGGATAAACGGTCATTACTTACGTACCCTAGACCTAGATAAAATAACCCGTTTGGCCATTCCTTTCTTGCAAGCTAAAGGGTTTATACCCGATCCTTTACCCGAGGGCAACTATCCTTATGTTCGCGCGGTGGTAGCTGCCGTCCGCGACCGGGTGAAAACTTTAGCCGAAGTAGCTGATGCGGCCTCTTACTTCTTTGCCAACATTACGGAGTACGAAGAAAAAGGGGTGCGTAAGTTCTTCGCTGCTCCTGGTACGGCAGATCTTCTGGAACGGGCCAAGGAACGGCTTAAGGCTCTTGAGCCCTTTACCAAGGAAACCACAGAAAAGGCGTACCGCGATCTAGCAGAGGAATTAGGCATCCCCGCGGGCCAACTTATCCATCCTACTCGTCTGGCTGTATCGGGCCGTACCATGGGACCAGGGCTCTTCGATATTCTAGAGCTTCTGGGGAAAGATAAGGTGATCGCTCGCCTTGAACAGGCCATCGCCTGGATAAGATATAATTTACAATCAGCTTAA
- a CDS encoding tyrosine-type recombinase/integrase, with amino-acid sequence MPRKCHSNTRSSTQNISWESLLQEFLLWKSAQGASPRTLHDYSAHINLFFSRFPEAQNDYSSLRRCLLSYLGEPIAPATKNLRITYLKAFFAWCVKEGYLPENPATGIKKIRDDGRIRHISLEDVERLLKQPNRKTYTGMRDYCMMLLQLDTGIRPSEMVELLPGDVNLEAREIYIRPETAKARIARTLPISPFTAQVIAQFLKLRPSWWSKEVPLFASENGRKLSSWWWCKRFQKYRDMAGIDATPYSLRHTAAIELLRNGADAFAVQRILGHSTLDMTRRYIKLSQEDIKEAHEKASPVYKLSMPRRARRKLE; translated from the coding sequence ATGCCTAGAAAATGCCACTCCAACACTCGTTCATCCACCCAAAATATTTCCTGGGAAAGCCTTCTTCAAGAATTTTTGCTGTGGAAAAGTGCCCAAGGCGCGTCCCCCAGAACGTTACATGATTACTCTGCCCACATAAATCTTTTCTTTTCTCGCTTTCCCGAAGCCCAGAACGATTACTCTTCTTTGCGCCGGTGTCTACTATCTTACCTTGGAGAACCCATCGCTCCTGCCACTAAAAATCTGCGAATAACCTACTTGAAAGCTTTTTTCGCTTGGTGTGTAAAGGAAGGCTACTTGCCCGAGAACCCTGCTACAGGAATAAAGAAAATCAGGGATGACGGTAGGATTAGGCATATATCGCTAGAAGACGTAGAAAGACTGTTAAAACAACCTAATAGGAAAACTTATACCGGAATGCGGGATTACTGCATGATGCTACTTCAGCTGGACACCGGCATCCGCCCAAGCGAAATGGTGGAGTTGCTGCCCGGCGATGTAAATCTAGAAGCTAGGGAAATTTACATCCGGCCTGAGACAGCTAAGGCAAGAATAGCTAGAACCCTGCCTATTTCTCCTTTTACTGCTCAGGTCATAGCCCAGTTTCTAAAGCTTAGGCCTTCATGGTGGAGTAAAGAAGTGCCGTTGTTTGCCAGCGAAAATGGCCGCAAGCTAAGCTCGTGGTGGTGGTGCAAGCGGTTCCAAAAATACAGGGATATGGCAGGTATTGACGCTACTCCTTATTCCCTGCGCCATACCGCTGCCATAGAGCTTTTGCGGAACGGTGCTGATGCATTTGCGGTGCAGCGCATTCTGGGGCATTCTACCCTGGATATGACCCGCCGGTATATAAAGTTATCCCAGGAGGATATTAAGGAAGCTCACGAAAAGGCTTCTCCCGTCTACAAGCTTTCTATGCCCCGGCGAGCTAGGAGGAAGCTGGAATAA
- a CDS encoding SPL family radical SAM protein: MSKVALRTTYCRTALNRTGIPGYCYCLNPYFGCSHSCRYCYADTVLHFSAHAEKWGEFVAAKVNFPEVLRSELRRRRRPLGKIILGTVTDAYQPAEAEFGLTRASLEVFAERQPDIEIDLLTKSDLVVRDVDLLRKLKNCSVGFTVTTSDDTAACVLEPGAALPSARLRAAGRLVAQGINVWAFIAPILPGVSDAPGALEDLIATLKDTGIKEVFLDPLNPYPVSIERLRAAYQKRLPWALKYLEQYLSDPHRYLQILRERLRSLSRKYSYDLKLG; this comes from the coding sequence ATGTCCAAGGTGGCACTACGCACAACTTATTGTCGAACGGCCCTAAACAGGACCGGTATCCCAGGTTACTGTTATTGCCTTAACCCCTATTTTGGTTGTTCCCATAGTTGCCGTTATTGCTATGCGGACACGGTGCTTCATTTCTCTGCTCATGCGGAGAAATGGGGTGAATTTGTAGCCGCTAAAGTGAACTTCCCGGAAGTCCTGAGGAGCGAGCTACGGCGGAGGCGGAGGCCCCTGGGTAAGATTATCTTAGGTACCGTTACCGATGCCTACCAGCCTGCGGAAGCGGAGTTCGGCCTTACCAGGGCCTCCTTGGAAGTTTTTGCGGAGAGACAACCGGATATAGAAATTGACCTCCTCACTAAGTCCGACCTTGTGGTACGGGACGTGGATTTGCTTAGGAAGCTAAAAAATTGTTCTGTCGGCTTTACGGTAACCACTTCTGACGATACCGCTGCGTGTGTGCTGGAGCCTGGCGCCGCTCTACCATCGGCGCGCCTTAGGGCCGCGGGACGCCTTGTTGCTCAAGGTATAAACGTATGGGCTTTTATAGCACCCATACTTCCCGGGGTGAGCGATGCCCCAGGGGCTCTGGAAGATCTTATAGCTACGCTTAAAGATACTGGAATTAAGGAGGTTTTTCTAGATCCTTTGAACCCGTACCCGGTATCGATAGAACGTCTCAGAGCCGCCTATCAAAAAAGGCTCCCCTGGGCGTTAAAATATTTGGAACAGTATCTTTCTGACCCCCACAGGTACTTGCAAATACTGAGAGAAAGGCTAAGGTCTCTTTCGCGAAAGTACAGCTATGACTTAAAGCTTGGGTAA
- a CDS encoding vitamin B12-dependent ribonucleotide reductase yields the protein MKLTRNARLILEKRYLRKENGVPVETPEEMFMRVARAVAFAEKKLNPNLSEDKLEEYIERFYTLMTSLDFLPNSPTLMNAGRELGQLSACFVLPVEDSMEAIFTALKDAALIHKSGGGTGFSFSRLRPKNSPVRSTGGIASGPVSFMKVFNAATEAIKQGGTRRGANMGILRVDHPDILEFIRCKEDNNELTNFNISVALTKEFMEALARDDYYELKFGGKVYQKLKAREVFDEIVSHAWANGEPGIIFLDRLNEGNPTPELGEIEATNPCGEQPLLPYEACNLGSINLSHMVEDGRILWDKLADTVYWSVRFLDNVIEVNQFPIEKITEMVRGNRKIGLGVMGWADMLFKLKVPYDSEEAVDLGYKLMSFIQKEAVKASESLAEERGSFPNIEKSIYRGKKRRNATCTTIAPTGTISMIAGTTSGIEPVFALAYTKNVLDGTSLTEVNPVFEEYVRSNFSPKEAEQIIARVAITGNVRDIAEIPPEVKRVFVTALEIAPEWHIRMQAAFQRATDNAVSKTVNFPPTATKEDVRRVFELAYELGCKGVTVYRSGSRESQVYVTGTQSQENHPKQPSKTYPRPRPKRTIGVTEQVKTGCGKMYITVNYDQEGLIETFITTGSSGGCSGFTEGVSRLISLALRANIAPEAIIDQLTSVSCPNYMRRRATDKDIIGKSCPDIIGRVLAQELKNWQEYGPHLASSIAAALEEVSATKENCDKENRGQNREEELIKKGICPECGSPLRYQEGCVTCTCGFSKCG from the coding sequence ATGAAGCTAACTCGAAACGCGAGGTTAATTTTAGAAAAAAGATACCTCCGGAAAGAAAACGGCGTCCCTGTAGAAACGCCGGAAGAAATGTTCATGAGGGTAGCTAGGGCAGTAGCTTTTGCAGAAAAAAAGCTTAATCCTAATCTATCAGAGGACAAGCTAGAAGAATATATAGAGCGTTTCTATACCCTCATGACCAGTCTAGATTTCTTACCTAACAGCCCTACTTTAATGAATGCGGGCCGCGAGTTGGGGCAACTTTCGGCCTGTTTTGTTCTACCTGTAGAAGACAGTATGGAAGCTATCTTTACTGCTCTCAAAGATGCTGCCCTTATCCACAAGAGCGGCGGTGGCACCGGTTTTTCTTTTTCTCGCTTGCGCCCCAAAAATAGCCCTGTACGTTCTACCGGCGGTATAGCCTCAGGTCCTGTTTCCTTTATGAAGGTATTTAACGCCGCCACCGAAGCCATAAAACAGGGTGGTACCCGTCGAGGCGCCAATATGGGGATCTTGAGGGTAGATCATCCTGATATATTGGAATTTATACGTTGCAAGGAGGACAACAACGAGCTCACCAACTTTAACATTTCAGTAGCCTTGACCAAGGAATTTATGGAAGCTTTGGCTCGGGATGATTACTACGAACTCAAGTTTGGGGGTAAAGTATATCAGAAACTTAAGGCCCGGGAAGTTTTCGATGAAATTGTAAGCCATGCCTGGGCCAACGGTGAGCCGGGTATAATTTTCCTGGACCGTTTAAATGAAGGCAATCCTACCCCTGAGCTTGGAGAGATCGAAGCCACTAACCCTTGCGGTGAGCAACCTCTCCTACCTTACGAAGCCTGTAACTTAGGCTCCATTAACCTCTCCCACATGGTGGAGGATGGGAGAATTTTATGGGACAAGCTGGCCGATACCGTTTACTGGTCGGTCCGCTTTTTAGACAACGTAATCGAGGTGAACCAGTTCCCCATCGAAAAAATCACCGAGATGGTGCGGGGCAACCGCAAGATAGGCTTAGGAGTCATGGGTTGGGCGGACATGCTCTTTAAACTTAAGGTCCCCTACGACTCCGAAGAAGCGGTGGATCTAGGGTATAAATTGATGTCTTTCATTCAAAAGGAAGCGGTCAAGGCTTCGGAAAGCTTAGCTGAAGAGCGAGGGAGCTTCCCTAACATTGAAAAAAGTATCTACCGGGGCAAAAAACGGCGAAATGCCACCTGTACAACTATAGCCCCTACAGGTACTATAAGTATGATTGCCGGAACCACTTCGGGCATTGAACCTGTGTTCGCTTTAGCCTACACTAAGAACGTACTAGATGGTACAAGCTTAACCGAGGTGAACCCGGTCTTTGAAGAATATGTCCGCTCAAATTTCTCCCCTAAAGAGGCGGAGCAAATCATCGCCCGGGTGGCTATCACAGGTAATGTTCGGGATATAGCCGAAATCCCTCCGGAAGTAAAGCGGGTTTTCGTAACCGCCCTGGAGATTGCACCGGAATGGCATATCCGAATGCAAGCAGCTTTCCAGCGGGCCACAGATAACGCCGTATCTAAAACCGTCAATTTCCCGCCTACTGCTACTAAAGAAGACGTGCGTCGAGTTTTTGAACTAGCTTATGAGCTGGGATGCAAAGGGGTTACAGTATACCGTTCGGGTAGCCGGGAAAGCCAGGTATATGTCACGGGTACCCAATCCCAGGAAAACCACCCGAAGCAGCCTTCTAAAACTTATCCACGACCCCGTCCCAAGCGTACTATAGGGGTGACGGAACAGGTTAAAACCGGCTGCGGTAAGATGTATATTACTGTAAACTACGACCAGGAGGGGCTCATCGAAACCTTTATCACTACCGGTTCTTCGGGCGGGTGTAGCGGCTTTACCGAGGGAGTAAGCCGGCTCATCTCCTTAGCCCTCCGGGCTAACATAGCTCCCGAGGCTATTATCGACCAGCTTACTTCTGTAAGCTGTCCCAATTACATGCGCCGACGGGCTACTGATAAAGACATAATTGGCAAATCCTGCCCTGACATCATCGGCCGGGTCCTGGCCCAAGAACTTAAAAATTGGCAAGAATATGGACCCCATCTCGCAAGCAGTATCGCAGCAGCTCTAGAAGAGGTTAGCGCTACTAAAGAGAATTGTGATAAGGAGAATAGGGGACAAAATAGGGAAGAAGAACTAATTAAGAAGGGTATTTGTCCGGAATGTGGCTCGCCCCTACGGTACCAAGAGGGGTGCGTTACCTGTACCTGCGGTTTTAGTAAGTGTGGATAG